CGTAACTTGATTCGGATTTTTGTTTGACTTTCCTCTTCAACGATATTAATTTTTTCCTTAACTTTTGTGGTCATAAAAATATTGCTATTCCGCCCTGCACCATGCGGTGCAGGGCGGATTAAAATCAGTACTTAGTTAATAATCTTGGTTACGACACCAGCGCCAACAGTATGGCCACCTTCACGAATAGCGAACTTCTGCTTTTCTTGCAAAGCAATAGGGTGAATTAATTTAATCTTCAAATTCACGGTATCACCAGGCATTACCATCTCGGTACCAGCTGGTAAATCGGTAACATCGCCAGTAATATCAGTGGTGCGAATATAAAACTGTGGCTTATAACCCTTAAAGAATGGGGTATGACGTCCGCCTTCTTCTTTGGATAAAATATAAACCTCAGCGTCAAATTCAGTATGTGGTGTAATAGTTCCGGGCTTAGCAATGACCTGACCTCTTTCGACATCAGTTTTCTTCAAGCCACGAATTAAAATACCTGCATTATCTCCGGCACGACCTTCATTCAATGATTTGTTAAACATTTCAATACCAGTAACGATTGTCTTCTGGGTATCACGAACACCAACGATTTCTACTTCTTCGTTGATATTAATAACGCCTCTTTCAATTCTACCAGTGATCACAGTACCGCGACCTTCAATAGAAAAAATATCTTCAATCGGCATTAAGAATGGTTTGTCAGTATCACGAACTGGCTCAGGAATGTAGGTATCTAATTGATCAATTAGCTCTAAAACTTTTTTCGCATCATCGCCAGTTGGATTTTCTAATGCTTTTAGTGCACTACCGCGAATGATCGGAGTTTTATCGCCAGGAAATTCATACTTTTTTAATAAATCACGAATTTCTTCTTCCACTAAATCAATTAATTCTGGATCGTCTACCTGATCAACTTTATTCAAAAAGACGATGATATATGGCACGCCTACTTGGCGAGCTAACAAAATATGCTCTCTGGTTTGTGGCATTGGGCCATCAGCAGCAGAGACTACTAAAATTGCGCCGTCCATTTGAGCGGCACCAGTAATCATATTTTTGATATAGTCAGCGTGACCAGGACAGTCAATATGAGCATAGTGACGAGTGTCACTTTCATATTCCACATGCGCAGTAGCAATGGTAATACCACGCTCGCGCTCTTCCGGAGCAGCATCAATAGAGTCAACTCCTTTGTCTTGTGCTTTTTTACCAGCAGCTATTAAACATTTTAAAATTGCTGCAGTTAGTGTTGTTTTACCATGATCGACGTGACCGA
This Candidatus Komeilibacteria bacterium CG_4_10_14_0_2_um_filter_37_10 DNA region includes the following protein-coding sequences:
- the tuf gene encoding elongation factor Tu; amino-acid sequence: MAEAFDRSKPHVNVGTIGHVDHGKTTLTAAILKCLIAAGKKAQDKGVDSIDAAPEERERGITIATAHVEYESDTRHYAHIDCPGHADYIKNMITGAAQMDGAILVVSAADGPMPQTREHILLARQVGVPYIIVFLNKVDQVDDPELIDLVEEEIRDLLKKYEFPGDKTPIIRGSALKALENPTGDDAKKVLELIDQLDTYIPEPVRDTDKPFLMPIEDIFSIEGRGTVITGRIERGVININEEVEIVGVRDTQKTIVTGIEMFNKSLNEGRAGDNAGILIRGLKKTDVERGQVIAKPGTITPHTEFDAEVYILSKEEGGRHTPFFKGYKPQFYIRTTDITGDVTDLPAGTEMVMPGDTVNLKIKLIHPIALQEKQKFAIREGGHTVGAGVVTKIIN